A stretch of the Corythoichthys intestinalis isolate RoL2023-P3 chromosome 22, ASM3026506v1, whole genome shotgun sequence genome encodes the following:
- the mrpl9 gene encoding 39S ribosomal protein L9, mitochondrial gives MLSSGCRALHNLLGHMTIRNFSVTPVQSTVVVERWWQVPLSKEGSPPRLHPRRHRIYRIVEDTKHAPSQKMELILTQTVPKLGGRGETVFVKKSVGRNKLLPQGLAVYPSPENKQMFAEELKRSREGTSEERVQTRTGQLTVEFLKRCKLTINKMPSEDFKLTSEVVRRQFLKKLVMVVPPHALKLPFEPITELGDYWCEVTVNGLDTVRVPMSLVPYEDMSASHQRLLKAQRDQLKVSQHVDEQDATQSSDVDASVPPSDNKTD, from the exons ATGTTGAGCTCCGGCTGCCGTGCCCTTCATAATCTGCTCGGCCATATGACGATCAGGAATTTCTCTGTGACTCCTGTTCAG AGTACCGTGGTGGTGGAGCGCTGGTGGCAGGTGCCCCTGTCCAAAGAGGGCAGCCCCCCGAGGTTACACCCCCGCAGGCACCGCATCTACAGGATTGTGGAGGACACCAAACATGCTCCAAGTCAAAAGATGGAGCTTATCCTCACACAGACTGTTCCCA aGTTGGGTGGCCGAGGAGAAACTGTGTTTGTGAAAAAGTCGGTGGGGCGGAACAAGCTGCTGCCCCAGGGGCTCGCTGTGTATCCATCCCCAGAGAACAAGCAGATGTTTGCAGAGGAATTAAAG CGTTCGCGTGAGGGCACGAGCGAAGAAAGGGTCCAAACCCGAACAGGACAACTG ACAGTCGAGTTCCTGAAGCGCTGTAAGCTGACCATTAACAAAATGCCCTCGGAGGACTTCAAGCTGACTAGTGAGGTCGTAAGGAGACAATTTCTTAAGAAG CTGGTCATGGTAGTGCCTCCTCATGCCTTGAAGCTTCCGTTCGAGCCAATCACAGAGTTGGGCGACTACTGGTGTGAAGTAACG GTGAACGGACTGGACACGGTCCGCGTCCCCATGTCTTTAGTCCCCTACGAAGACATGTCAGCCAGTCATCAGCGACTCTTAAAGGCGCAGAGGGATCAGCTCAAAGTTTCCCAACATGTGGATGAGCAGGATGCAACCCAGTCCAGTGACGTCGATGCGTCGGTGCCACCAAGTGACAATAAAACGGACTaa
- the LOC130910494 gene encoding transmembrane protein 272-like has product MDDVPHSDVQISSIVVVNILWWMVMIAGIGLGITHLGLCPAQPRIPIYLVVLGVSSLLALSATYCRCIWEGGVGSTLTSVCMALLHFFTFCWFLAGSIWVYSVYPPSYTPGESRYCHKTTYNFAFVVTAILWATTSLSLCCCACFLALTCCSTIKARRRLTPSRSASYGTAHLFEEDTVAAGV; this is encoded by the exons ATGGATGACGTGCCGCATAGTGACGTTCAGATATCATCTATTG TGGTGGTGAACATATTGTGGTGGATGGTGATGATTGCAGGCATCGGTCTGG GTATCACTCATCTGGGATTGTGCCCGGCACAGCCTAGAATTCCCATCTATCTTGTGGTTCTGGGCGTGTCCAGCCTGCTAGCCCTGTCCGCGACCTACTGCCGCTGCATCTGGGAGGGTGGCGTGGGGAGCACGCTCACCTCCGTTTGCATGGCCCTGCTACACTTCTTTACGTTTTGCTGGTTCCTTGCAG GTAGCATCTGGGTCTATAGTGTCTATCCACCCAGCTATACGCCCGGTGAATCCCGGTACTGCCACAAGACCACCTACAACTTTGCATTCGTGGTCACTGCCATACTGTGGGCCACCACCTCGCTGTCGTTGTGCTGCTGCGCTTGCTTCCTGGCGCTGACCTGCTGCTCGACCATCAAGGCGAGACGCAGGCTGACGCCCAGTCGCAGTGCATCATATGGAACCGCTCATCTTTTCGAAGAAGACACCGTAGCTGCTGGTGTTTAA